The nucleotide sequence GTTGGCTGCAGCGGGATCAGGCTCGTCGGCAGCAATTTCATTGATGAGAAGTTGGGTGTGCAGGTACATGCGTTTCCTCACGTTGCCTCATGCTATGCGTGGGATGGGAACCCTCTGCTGGCCACCCCGGACCCACCTAACATAAGCATGCTTACTATTTCCGCGCAAGGAATTTCGCAAGTAAGTGGAGATTCGTTCAGCCCGCCACTTGATTGGTGAGCGGCTTGCCTTCCTTGAGGGCGGAAATGTTGGCCAGGACCAGCTTCGCCGAACCCTTGGGGCGGTTGCCCGCGACGTGGGGCGTGAGGATCAGGTTGGGAGCCGACCACAATTCCGAATAGGCCGGCAGTGGTTCCACCTTGGTCACATCCAGTGCTGCTGCACGCAGGCGGCCCCCCTTCAGCGCTGCCAGCAGCGCGTCCTCATCCACCGTCGCGCCGCGGCCCACGTTGACGAACACGGCGGTCGCCGGCAGATGACGCAGGACCTCGTCATTGAGGGCGTCGGCGGTTTCCGGGGTCGCGGGCAATATTGAAATCAGCACGTCCGTGGTGCCCAGGACCTCCGGGAACCCATCCGCGGCCACCACCGGGAAGCCATAGCGCTCGCCGGCGGAACTTGCGACGCCGGTGACCTCCGCGCCCAGCGCGGCCAGCAGGGGAGCCAGCCGCCCGGCGATGGAACCGAACCCCCAAATGGTGACCTTGGCGCCGTCGAGCGTGTAGAGCTGTTCGGTGCCGGGGTTGGACTGCTCGGCGTTGTACGGCTGGTTCCAGGTAGCGGCTTTTTGCGATTCCAGGAGGACATCCAGGCGCCGCACGGCAGCCAGGACCAGCGCCAGC is from Paenarthrobacter nicotinovorans and encodes:
- a CDS encoding NAD(P)-dependent oxidoreductase; translated protein: MKILVPDTIELDLSDPATSGDEIVVYAVDKPIPGEHRDAEVLVAWRNTSENLADAAKEMTSLKLVQTLAAGPDSVLAAEFGDTTAITSGRSLHDGPVAEHALALVLAAVRRLDVLLESQKAATWNQPYNAEQSNPGTEQLYTLDGAKVTIWGFGSIAGRLAPLLAALGAEVTGVASSAGERYGFPVVAADGFPEVLGTTDVLISILPATPETADALNDEVLRHLPATAVFVNVGRGATVDEDALLAALKGGRLRAAALDVTKVEPLPAYSELWSAPNLILTPHVAGNRPKGSAKLVLANISALKEGKPLTNQVAG